The genome window GTCCGGAGATACGCTTGACTCCTCCACGGCGGGCCAAACGGCGAATGGCTGGCTTGGTGATGCCCTGGATGTTGTCGCGAAGAACCTTGCGATGACGCTTGGCGCCTCCTTTCCCCAAGCCTTTTCCTCCCTTGCCACGTCCAGTCATGTTGCTGCTGTCTCGGTGAGAGAGTCGTGGTTGCGCCACGTTCTGCTTTCTTTTTATAACGTCTTTCGACGGTCTCGCACTCTCAGCCAATCACATTTCGGCACATGTAAGAGTCTACACACTCATGCCAATATATTGGGTCGAGAAATCGGCCGCTTCAGTTACTTTCCCGACAGGAAAATGGCACGTACCAAGCAGACAGCCCGTAAGTCGACCGGAGGCAAAGCCCCCAGGAAGCAGCTGGCCACCAAGGCCGCTCGCAAGAGCGCGCCGGCCACCGGTGGAGTGAAGAAGCCCCACAGGTATCGCCCAGGTACCGTGGCCCTCCGAGAGATCAGGAGATACCAGAAGAGCACCGAGCTTCTGATCCGCAAGCTGCCCTTCCAGCGCCTGGTCCGTGAGATCGCCCAGGACTTCAAGACCGACCTCCGCTTCCAGAGCTCCGCCGTAATGGCTTTGCAGGAGGCGTCCGAGGCCTACCTCGTGGGTCTTTTCGAGGACACCAACCTGTGCGCCATCCACGCCAAGCGCGTCACCATCATGCCAAAGGACATCCAGCTGGCACGCCGTATCCGCGGAGAGCGCG of Ischnura elegans unplaced genomic scaffold, ioIscEleg1.1, whole genome shotgun sequence contains these proteins:
- the LOC124173455 gene encoding histone H3; translation: MARTKQTARKSTGGKAPRKQLATKAARKSAPATGGVKKPHRYRPGTVALREIRRYQKSTELLIRKLPFQRLVREIAQDFKTDLRFQSSAVMALQEASEAYLVGLFEDTNLCAIHAKRVTIMPKDIQLARRIRGERA